From the genome of Pukyongia salina, one region includes:
- a CDS encoding universal stress protein: MKKILIPIDLDLDSYHAIDYAVNFFRNESCEFYFLNMYNYDVDGLKAIDLLQAEDDWFEKPKIASANTLGKVIQRYAANKGNGKHIFRAISECGMLIEGMKKYIIDLKIDLLVLPGKDYNDGRIQRYSRNYKGIIDNIRECPVMLIPSSVEIHENSKFLLVSKFKSELPKNEIEKWYELVKIVNGSVKIIALSEKNQMTVKQRTYLKMLDLQMNMWSGDPVMIEYINNAHELKNYVADHPYHIICLMDRKPDFWRKCRLKHSWIVNLGPLSNTPVIALHR; the protein is encoded by the coding sequence ATGAAAAAAATACTTATTCCAATCGACCTTGACCTTGATAGTTATCATGCTATAGATTATGCCGTAAATTTTTTTAGAAACGAATCGTGTGAATTTTATTTTTTGAACATGTACAATTACGACGTGGATGGACTAAAAGCAATTGATCTGCTACAGGCAGAAGACGATTGGTTTGAAAAACCTAAGATCGCTTCTGCAAATACACTGGGTAAGGTAATTCAACGGTATGCTGCGAACAAAGGAAATGGAAAACACATATTTCGCGCTATATCCGAATGCGGAATGCTGATAGAGGGTATGAAAAAATACATAATTGATCTTAAAATCGATCTGTTAGTATTACCTGGAAAAGACTATAATGATGGGAGAATCCAAAGGTATTCCCGTAATTATAAAGGAATTATAGATAACATACGAGAATGCCCTGTTATGTTAATTCCGTCCAGTGTCGAAATACACGAAAATTCGAAATTCCTTCTGGTTTCAAAATTCAAATCTGAACTTCCTAAAAATGAAATTGAAAAATGGTATGAACTGGTAAAAATTGTAAATGGGAGTGTAAAGATCATAGCACTTTCAGAAAAAAATCAAATGACCGTAAAACAAAGGACATACCTTAAAATGCTGGATTTGCAAATGAATATGTGGAGTGGAGATCCTGTGATGATTGAATATATTAATAATGCACACGAGTTAAAGAACTATGTTGCCGATCATCCATATCATATCATTTGTCTTATGGATCGTAAACCCGATTTTTGGAGGAAATGCAGACTCAAGCACTCGTGGATCGTAAACCTGGGGCCTCTATCCAATACTCCTGTAATTGCCTTACACAGATAA
- a CDS encoding GreA/GreB family elongation factor, translated as MKYGSLILEKKEYVYLKRLLNISGYAGDFETQKSLNRLSEELKNAQIVDEKDIPADVIRFNSRIMVFSESGWERTLQLVIPSEKNTKQDKISILTPMGAALFGYSEGDTIEWDFPSGKQKIRIVTVTQDNQQKKNKIPV; from the coding sequence ATGAAGTACGGAAGTTTAATATTGGAAAAGAAGGAATATGTCTATTTGAAACGCCTTCTCAACATCTCGGGATATGCCGGAGATTTTGAAACACAAAAATCGTTAAATCGATTGAGCGAGGAATTAAAGAATGCCCAAATTGTGGATGAGAAAGATATACCTGCGGATGTAATTCGTTTCAATAGCAGAATTATGGTTTTTTCGGAATCTGGTTGGGAGAGAACCCTTCAACTGGTTATCCCTTCCGAAAAAAATACCAAGCAGGATAAAATATCCATTTTAACTCCTATGGGTGCGGCTCTTTTTGGCTATTCGGAAGGCGATACTATTGAATGGGATTTCCCATCCGGAAAGCAGAAGATTAGAATTGTTACTGTTACTCAGGACAATCAACAGAAGAAAAATAAGATACCAGTTTAA
- a CDS encoding Glu/Leu/Phe/Val family dehydrogenase, with the protein MTTITADINNVSNETSSQKKKIPLKGMMNNVMEQFYSAADHIEIHPNIRKILSITNNEIMVSFPVKMDNGEVEIFTGYRVQHNNALGPYKGGLRYHPTVDIDAARALAMWMTWKTSLAGLPYGGAKGGIQLDPSKYSQSELERITRRFTFALADNIGPEHDIPAPDVNTNSQTMAWIADTYMSTRPPAERSANQHVVTGKPDGSGGLEGRDRATGYGVFLNIKFWAEKNNKSLIGKKFIVQGFGNVGYWASHFMEKEGAKLVAVQDASGSIRSTNGIDVEDLYNYAKVNMGSISGFHGAFDLDNEKFFATECDICIPAALGNQITKENASIIKADLIAEGANGPTSVEGEKILLNKGKTILPDILCNSGGVVGSYFEWLQNRNGELWHLDEVMAKLDKKIRESFNKVYQYAENEGLDLRTAAYCIAIRRIEKAYIQRGIFP; encoded by the coding sequence ATGACAACAATCACAGCAGATATAAATAACGTGTCTAACGAAACATCAAGCCAAAAAAAGAAAATTCCTTTAAAAGGTATGATGAATAATGTAATGGAGCAGTTTTACAGTGCTGCAGATCACATTGAGATTCATCCCAATATCAGGAAAATTTTAAGTATTACCAACAATGAGATCATGGTAAGTTTTCCTGTAAAAATGGATAATGGGGAAGTTGAAATATTTACAGGGTATAGGGTGCAACATAACAATGCTTTGGGACCATACAAAGGAGGATTGCGCTATCACCCAACCGTTGATATTGATGCAGCAAGAGCTTTGGCTATGTGGATGACCTGGAAAACCTCTTTAGCGGGATTACCTTATGGGGGTGCTAAGGGCGGTATCCAACTTGACCCTTCAAAGTATTCGCAAAGCGAGTTGGAACGAATTACACGTAGATTCACCTTTGCTTTGGCAGATAATATAGGTCCGGAACACGATATACCTGCGCCAGATGTAAATACAAACAGTCAAACCATGGCCTGGATAGCAGACACTTATATGAGTACACGTCCACCGGCAGAACGATCTGCAAATCAGCATGTGGTTACTGGCAAACCCGATGGCAGCGGAGGACTCGAAGGGCGTGATAGGGCAACAGGATATGGAGTGTTTTTAAATATCAAGTTCTGGGCTGAGAAGAACAACAAATCATTAATAGGTAAGAAATTTATCGTTCAGGGATTTGGTAACGTAGGCTATTGGGCATCACATTTCATGGAAAAAGAAGGTGCCAAATTGGTAGCCGTGCAGGATGCCTCCGGAAGTATAAGAAGTACAAACGGTATTGATGTTGAAGATTTATACAACTACGCCAAGGTAAACATGGGCAGTATTTCCGGATTTCACGGCGCCTTCGATCTTGATAACGAAAAATTCTTTGCTACAGAGTGTGATATCTGTATTCCTGCTGCCCTGGGTAATCAGATAACGAAAGAGAATGCTTCGATTATTAAAGCTGATCTCATTGCAGAAGGTGCAAATGGACCAACGAGTGTTGAAGGTGAAAAGATTCTTTTAAACAAAGGTAAAACCATTTTACCGGACATCTTATGTAATTCGGGGGGTGTGGTAGGCAGCTATTTCGAATGGTTACAAAATCGAAATGGCGAATTGTGGCATTTGGATGAGGTAATGGCCAAGCTCGATAAAAAAATAAGAGAATCATTCAATAAGGTGTATCAATATGCAGAAAATGAAGGGTTGGACCTTCGAACTGCAGCCTATTGTATCGCCATCAGAAGAATTGAGAAAGCTTATATACAGCGTGGAATATTTCCATAA
- a CDS encoding sigma-54-dependent transcriptional regulator, with the protein MQFKKENILIVDDDIHILELLQRHLHSWNYHTYKAVSVKEAVQILRDTNIGLLITDLKMPEIDGTELIKFVSEHYPHMPKLVITGYPSVQDSLVAMKSGVVDYLTKPFTKEELKTAIDKSMDHGVGSSNNSVSSKNSHDKKADVIGAKDNSYGEIIGNSEKIIDVIQIIERVKDNKATIFIKGESGTGKELVARAIHYQGKFSRAPFISVNCGGIPENLLESELFGYTKGAFTGAEKERVGFFQAANGGTIFLDEIGNASKAVQTRLLRVLQEKEVVKVGAQKAEKIDVRIITATNSNLKEMISKDAFREDLYYRLTVVEISVPPLRERKQDIALLVDKFLFKYGVEYKDRFIKISPEASRILQRYDWPGNIRELENVIQRAVIMCDKEIGVAHLPDTLKYSIDFPKGELPPLKEIEKRYIRKVLNATGNNKTKAAEILGIDRKTIRQKLSE; encoded by the coding sequence ATGCAGTTTAAAAAGGAAAATATATTAATTGTGGATGATGATATTCACATTTTGGAACTTTTACAGCGTCATCTTCATTCCTGGAATTATCATACTTATAAAGCTGTTTCCGTTAAAGAAGCAGTACAGATCCTGCGAGATACCAATATAGGTTTACTCATCACCGATCTAAAGATGCCCGAAATTGATGGTACAGAGTTAATAAAATTCGTTTCGGAACACTATCCACATATGCCGAAACTTGTAATTACTGGCTATCCGTCCGTACAGGATTCGCTGGTAGCAATGAAATCCGGTGTAGTTGATTATCTAACCAAACCATTTACAAAGGAAGAACTTAAAACTGCTATAGATAAATCAATGGATCATGGCGTGGGTAGCTCAAATAATTCCGTATCCTCGAAAAACAGTCATGATAAAAAGGCCGATGTTATAGGTGCGAAAGACAATAGTTATGGTGAGATCATTGGAAATTCTGAAAAAATAATTGATGTTATCCAAATCATCGAACGAGTGAAAGATAACAAAGCCACCATATTCATTAAAGGTGAAAGTGGTACAGGAAAGGAACTCGTGGCACGAGCCATTCACTACCAAGGTAAATTTTCAAGAGCGCCTTTTATCTCGGTAAATTGCGGTGGTATTCCGGAAAATCTACTTGAGTCTGAACTTTTTGGATACACCAAGGGTGCCTTTACAGGTGCAGAGAAGGAAAGGGTAGGGTTTTTTCAGGCTGCCAATGGCGGTACCATATTTCTTGATGAAATTGGTAATGCATCAAAAGCTGTTCAAACTCGATTATTACGTGTACTGCAGGAAAAAGAGGTAGTAAAAGTTGGAGCCCAAAAAGCAGAGAAGATTGATGTACGCATCATTACAGCAACTAATTCCAATTTAAAGGAAATGATAAGTAAAGATGCCTTTAGAGAGGACCTGTATTACCGTCTTACTGTGGTCGAGATTAGTGTACCTCCCTTAAGGGAACGCAAACAGGATATCGCCTTACTGGTGGATAAATTTCTCTTTAAATATGGGGTGGAATACAAAGATCGATTTATAAAAATTAGCCCTGAGGCATCCAGAATTCTACAAAGATACGATTGGCCTGGTAACATACGAGAGCTTGAAAATGTAATTCAGCGAGCAGTTATTATGTGTGACAAAGAGATTGGAGTGGCGCATCTTCCCGACACTTTAAAGTACAGTATAGATTTTCCGAAGGGTGAATTACCTCCATTGAAAGAAATCGAGAAAAGATACATTCGAAAAGTGTTGAATGCCACAGGCAATAATAAGACCAAAGCCGCAGAAATCCTTGGCATTGATCGCAAGACGATTAGGCAAAAACTTTCAGAATAA
- a CDS encoding sensor histidine kinase: MNSTEDILKERIKELTCLYDISSIIVNTDVGQMQETLKAIALSLKKAFQFQNDTEIGIFTSRGSYKTGMINEKLNLTSEIKVFNKTDGTIIATLKDDKSSFLKEENQLLDSVALKIGNLLERIEIQQSENSLKRQMEHTDRLSILGEITAGIAHELNTPLANILGFAELLKDDLNDEKDKVADLDKIIDNAIFSREVVKKLMFFACEMPNEMKEINLVSSIKSALALLDASFKKANVKCVVNIQEDELFLKADTIQLTQIIFNLVINAIYFSPNNGKVTIDASESNTNIILKISDEGSGLSREAMDKVFQPFFSTKPTGEGSGLGLSVVHGIVASHKGSITVSNNRGAGATFIVTLPKS; the protein is encoded by the coding sequence ATGAACAGCACAGAAGATATATTAAAGGAGCGAATAAAAGAACTTACATGTCTCTACGACATCTCGTCGATTATTGTAAACACAGATGTTGGACAGATGCAAGAGACATTAAAGGCAATCGCCTTAAGTTTGAAGAAGGCGTTTCAGTTTCAAAATGATACCGAAATTGGCATATTTACGTCAAGGGGTTCATATAAAACAGGAATGATCAACGAAAAACTGAATTTAACATCAGAAATTAAAGTATTTAATAAAACCGATGGAACTATTATTGCAACTTTAAAAGACGATAAAAGCTCATTTTTAAAAGAAGAGAATCAGTTGCTGGATAGTGTGGCATTAAAGATTGGCAATCTTCTAGAACGCATTGAGATTCAGCAGAGTGAAAACTCTCTGAAACGGCAAATGGAACATACGGACCGACTTTCTATTTTAGGGGAAATTACTGCAGGTATTGCCCACGAGCTCAACACTCCACTGGCCAATATTCTTGGTTTTGCCGAATTGCTGAAAGACGATCTGAATGATGAAAAGGATAAAGTTGCTGATTTGGACAAAATTATAGACAATGCTATTTTCTCACGGGAGGTAGTTAAAAAACTAATGTTTTTTGCTTGCGAGATGCCTAACGAGATGAAAGAGATAAATTTGGTGAGCAGTATCAAGAGCGCCTTAGCATTATTAGATGCTTCTTTCAAGAAGGCGAATGTGAAGTGCGTTGTGAACATACAAGAAGATGAACTCTTTCTTAAAGCCGACACTATTCAGCTCACCCAGATCATATTTAACCTGGTAATAAATGCCATTTATTTTTCCCCGAATAATGGAAAAGTTACCATAGACGCTTCAGAATCCAACACAAATATAATTTTGAAGATTAGCGACGAAGGCAGCGGTTTATCTCGTGAAGCGATGGACAAGGTATTTCAGCCATTTTTTAGTACGAAACCAACAGGAGAGGGTTCAGGTCTGGGATTGAGTGTAGTCCATGGAATTGTAGCAAGCCATAAGGGAAGTATAACGGTAAGCAATAATAGGGGAGCGGGAGCTACATTCATAGTTACTCTTCCAAAATCTTAA
- the katG gene encoding catalase/peroxidase HPI — MDNRTDKNASEGTIYNINSEGKCPFLGGTLKYSAGGGTSNRDWWPNMLNLNILRQHSSLADPMGEDFNYAEEFKKLDLKAVKQDLYDLMTNSQDWWPADYGHYGPFFIRMAWHSAGTYRIADGRGGAGSGSQRFAPLNSWPDNGNLDKARMLLWPIKKKYGKKISWADLLVLAGNCAIESMGLETYGFAGGREDVWQPEEDIYWGAETEWLGDKRYTGDRELENTLGAVQMGLIYVNPEGPNGNPDPLKSAKDIRETFGRMAMNDYETVALVAGGHTFGKAHGAADPEKYVGREPAGASIEEQSLGWKNTFGSGVLDDTITSGIEGAWTPSPTEWNNEYFEVLFGYEWELTKSPAGAHQWTPTANSNAKMAPRAGNASKKQALMMTTADMALKMDPIYEPIARHFYENPDEFADAFAKAWYKLTHRDMGPISRYLGPEVPSEELIWQDPVPAVDHELVNNEDVAQLKANILASGLTVSQLVSTAWASASTFRGSDKRGGANGARIRLEPQKNWKVNNPEQLANVLDTLERIQKEFNSSQSGNKRISLADLIVLAGNAGIEQAAKNAGKDIKVAFTPGRTDATEEQTDVESFEALEPLADGFRNYSSGEHQSSEEEMLVDRAQLLTLTAPEMTVLLGGMRVLGTNFDNSDHGVFTQRKEALTNDFFVNLLDMGTQWRAYTEDHKVFEGKDRATGDFKWTATRADLIFGSNTELRAIAEVYACEDAGDKFLNDFVAAWTKVMNLDRFDLS, encoded by the coding sequence ATGGATAACAGAACAGATAAAAACGCTTCAGAAGGAACAATTTATAACATCAATTCGGAAGGAAAATGCCCTTTCCTGGGCGGTACATTAAAGTACAGTGCCGGTGGTGGTACCTCAAATCGCGACTGGTGGCCCAATATGTTAAATTTGAATATCCTGCGCCAGCATTCTAGTTTGGCAGACCCAATGGGAGAAGATTTTAACTATGCGGAGGAATTCAAGAAGTTGGATCTGAAAGCCGTTAAGCAAGACTTATACGATCTTATGACAAATTCGCAGGATTGGTGGCCGGCAGATTACGGGCACTACGGTCCTTTCTTCATTCGGATGGCATGGCATAGCGCCGGAACCTACCGGATAGCAGATGGTCGTGGAGGAGCCGGTTCAGGCTCGCAACGATTCGCCCCTTTGAACAGTTGGCCGGATAACGGGAACCTGGACAAGGCACGCATGCTCCTTTGGCCGATCAAGAAGAAATATGGGAAAAAGATCTCATGGGCAGACCTGTTGGTTTTGGCAGGGAATTGTGCTATCGAATCCATGGGACTGGAAACTTACGGATTCGCAGGGGGACGTGAAGATGTTTGGCAACCTGAAGAAGATATTTACTGGGGAGCTGAAACCGAATGGCTGGGCGACAAGCGTTATACCGGCGACCGCGAACTTGAGAATACCCTTGGAGCGGTTCAGATGGGACTTATATATGTAAATCCTGAAGGCCCGAATGGAAACCCAGACCCGTTAAAGTCTGCCAAGGATATTCGCGAGACCTTTGGACGGATGGCGATGAACGATTATGAAACCGTAGCCCTGGTAGCGGGAGGACATACCTTTGGAAAGGCTCATGGTGCTGCCGATCCAGAAAAATATGTAGGCAGGGAACCAGCCGGAGCGAGTATTGAAGAACAAAGTTTGGGTTGGAAGAATACCTTCGGAAGTGGTGTGCTGGACGATACGATAACAAGTGGAATAGAAGGAGCCTGGACACCTAGCCCTACAGAGTGGAACAATGAATACTTCGAAGTACTCTTTGGGTATGAGTGGGAACTTACAAAAAGTCCGGCAGGAGCCCATCAATGGACACCCACTGCCAATTCGAATGCAAAGATGGCACCAAGAGCAGGGAATGCGAGTAAAAAGCAAGCGCTAATGATGACAACGGCCGATATGGCTCTTAAAATGGACCCTATCTACGAACCGATTGCGAGACACTTTTATGAGAATCCGGATGAGTTTGCCGATGCCTTTGCTAAAGCGTGGTATAAATTAACGCACCGGGATATGGGTCCGATAAGCCGTTATCTGGGACCTGAAGTTCCTTCGGAAGAGTTGATCTGGCAGGATCCAGTGCCAGCGGTTGACCACGAACTGGTGAACAACGAGGACGTGGCACAACTTAAAGCAAACATCCTGGCTTCGGGATTAACAGTATCTCAATTGGTTTCTACTGCCTGGGCATCTGCTTCCACATTCCGTGGATCGGATAAGCGTGGGGGTGCCAATGGAGCACGTATTCGCTTGGAGCCTCAGAAGAACTGGAAGGTGAATAATCCCGAGCAACTGGCTAATGTATTGGATACGCTGGAGCGAATTCAGAAGGAATTCAACAGTAGCCAAAGCGGGAATAAGCGAATTTCCCTGGCGGATCTCATCGTTCTTGCAGGAAATGCGGGAATAGAGCAGGCTGCAAAAAATGCAGGGAAGGATATAAAGGTTGCTTTCACGCCAGGACGCACAGATGCGACCGAGGAACAGACCGACGTAGAATCTTTCGAGGCTTTGGAACCCTTAGCCGATGGATTCCGAAATTATTCGAGTGGTGAACACCAGTCTTCGGAAGAAGAAATGTTGGTAGATCGCGCTCAGTTACTCACACTTACTGCCCCTGAAATGACCGTGTTATTGGGAGGTATGCGGGTATTAGGTACTAATTTCGACAACTCAGACCACGGGGTGTTTACACAAAGAAAAGAAGCTCTTACAAACGATTTCTTCGTGAATTTACTGGATATGGGTACGCAATGGCGAGCTTATACCGAAGATCACAAGGTTTTTGAAGGAAAAGACAGAGCGACCGGTGATTTTAAATGGACCGCTACTCGTGCCGACTTGATCTTTGGCTCAAATACTGAGTTAAGAGCTATAGCCGAAGTGTATGCCTGCGAAGATGCCGGGGATAAATTCTTAAACGACTTCGTGGCGGCATGGACCAAGGTAATGAACCTGGACAGATTTGACCTGAGCTAG
- a CDS encoding CotH kinase family protein, which translates to MRVFLILSFLSFTLSIVAQETSYITVDAQRYGTDPTHNLVVWCPGEQYLDGLKNNKVESILFGEISFMSNAFNYSNIYNAIPILNEKDSYQLYPTPLALLKIFSKDSIPDEPKIMAQISMAFTDTLTTHYIGIELRGNSALRYPKKSFDLEFRENETSQISVDVKMGDMRNDDDWILNSLYNEPLRLRSYFSNNLWLEVRNSSKEKTTKTGQAGIKARFVEVFLNKRYQGIYLISEQVDRKLLKLEKFENNLVRGELFKAGSYLDGCAFISAPPFNNNLPHWAGFEMEYPYEDYTSHWDDLAKFISFVSVANNKKFNKEIEEKLDLDNAIDYFLFINLLRATDNMGKNYFLARQDAGTPYYFIPWDLDGVLGSIQDGKRIPTTNDILSNGLFDRLWKNNPANYRKKVRERWLELRLDVYSERKLITKITDTYNMLDSLGIYEREDLVWNTQTDHEEELQYIRSWLKNRLEFLDTYFSEE; encoded by the coding sequence ATGAGAGTTTTCCTCATATTATCATTCCTTTCTTTCACCCTTTCTATAGTCGCCCAGGAGACCTCCTATATTACTGTGGACGCACAGCGTTATGGCACAGATCCTACACACAATCTAGTGGTGTGGTGCCCGGGAGAGCAGTATTTGGATGGTTTAAAAAACAACAAGGTAGAATCCATTCTATTTGGAGAAATATCTTTTATGAGCAACGCTTTTAACTATTCCAATATCTACAATGCTATTCCAATCTTAAATGAGAAGGATTCATACCAGCTCTATCCTACCCCACTTGCGCTGTTAAAAATATTTTCTAAAGATTCCATCCCGGATGAGCCTAAGATTATGGCCCAAATTTCCATGGCCTTTACCGATACTCTAACAACACATTATATTGGGATCGAACTACGCGGCAACAGCGCCTTGCGTTATCCCAAAAAGTCGTTCGACCTGGAGTTTCGCGAGAACGAGACCTCCCAGATCTCGGTAGATGTAAAGATGGGGGATATGCGAAATGATGACGACTGGATCCTCAATAGTCTCTATAACGAGCCACTAAGGCTTCGCTCCTATTTCAGTAATAATCTATGGCTGGAAGTAAGAAACTCATCAAAAGAGAAAACCACAAAAACCGGACAAGCAGGAATAAAAGCACGCTTTGTGGAAGTCTTCCTCAATAAACGCTATCAGGGTATTTACTTAATTTCCGAACAGGTAGACAGGAAACTACTAAAACTCGAAAAATTTGAGAACAACCTTGTAAGGGGTGAACTCTTTAAAGCTGGTAGTTACTTAGATGGCTGCGCATTTATTAGCGCCCCACCTTTCAACAATAATCTGCCTCATTGGGCAGGGTTCGAAATGGAGTACCCCTACGAAGACTATACCTCACATTGGGACGATCTCGCAAAGTTTATATCGTTTGTAAGTGTAGCGAATAACAAAAAGTTCAATAAGGAGATTGAAGAAAAGCTTGATCTGGATAACGCCATAGACTATTTTCTCTTTATAAACCTATTAAGGGCCACCGATAACATGGGAAAGAACTACTTCCTGGCTCGGCAGGATGCGGGTACTCCTTATTATTTTATTCCCTGGGATCTCGATGGAGTTCTGGGAAGTATACAGGATGGAAAACGTATCCCTACTACCAATGATATATTGAGTAATGGATTATTTGACCGACTCTGGAAGAACAACCCTGCAAACTATAGGAAGAAGGTGCGTGAACGCTGGCTCGAGCTTCGTTTGGATGTATACAGCGAACGGAAATTAATAACTAAGATCACCGACACCTACAACATGCTGGATTCTTTGGGTATTTACGAACGAGAAGATCTGGTATGGAATACGCAGACGGATCATGAGGAAGAACTGCAATATATCAGGTCCTGGTTAAAAAATAGGCTGGAATTTCTGGATACGTATTTTAGTGAGGAGTAG
- a CDS encoding 4Fe-4S dicluster domain-containing protein — protein MAIIITDECINCGACEPECPNTAIYEGADDWRYADGTDLSGNVVLPNGKAVNAEEVQEPVSDEIYYIVPDKCTECKGFHEEPQCAAVCPVDCCVPDDDHVESEETLLAKQAFMHHD, from the coding sequence ATGGCAATTATAATCACAGACGAATGTATCAATTGCGGTGCCTGCGAGCCGGAATGCCCGAATACGGCCATTTATGAGGGTGCTGATGACTGGCGTTATGCCGATGGTACAGACCTTAGCGGGAATGTGGTTTTACCCAATGGAAAAGCTGTAAATGCTGAAGAGGTTCAGGAACCTGTAAGTGACGAGATCTACTATATAGTCCCGGATAAATGTACCGAATGTAAAGGATTTCACGAGGAACCGCAATGTGCTGCGGTTTGCCCGGTGGATTGCTGTGTACCGGATGACGACCATGTTGAGAGTGAGGAAACCCTCCTTGCCAAACAGGCTTTTATGCACCACGACTAA
- a CDS encoding acyl-CoA reductase, with product MQLQQRINGFVKLGNFLSTEVFKNEELINSASAHNGWFTKENIIFALQGWSEILTEEKLNKWLSPYSFPEKQPKTVAIVIAGNIPLVGFHDFLSVLITGNKVLAKLSSNDTVLLPFLAKKLIEIEPGFAGLIEFTEDRLSNFDAVIATGSNNTARYFEYYFGKYPSIIRKNRNSVAILSGNETPEQLDALAEDIFRYFGLGCRNVSKLFLPKDYNFDPFFNAMYGWKEIINNNKYINNYDYNKAVYLMSNIELLDNEFLLLKEDNGFSSPISVVFYQYYESEDELRKYLSENKEHIQAIVSEKDIPFGAAQKPQLWDYADGVDTISFLLEL from the coding sequence ATGCAATTACAACAAAGAATTAACGGATTTGTGAAATTAGGAAACTTCCTGTCAACTGAAGTTTTTAAAAATGAAGAGCTCATAAATTCCGCCAGCGCCCATAACGGCTGGTTTACCAAAGAAAATATCATCTTTGCCCTACAAGGCTGGAGTGAAATTCTCACCGAAGAAAAGCTAAACAAATGGCTGTCTCCGTACAGCTTCCCGGAAAAGCAGCCTAAAACCGTCGCCATAGTGATCGCAGGTAATATCCCTTTGGTTGGTTTTCACGATTTTCTTTCGGTGCTGATCACGGGTAATAAGGTACTGGCAAAGCTCTCCTCCAATGATACGGTCCTGCTCCCTTTTCTTGCCAAAAAACTAATTGAAATCGAACCTGGTTTTGCTGGACTGATCGAATTTACGGAAGATAGACTTTCCAATTTCGATGCTGTGATCGCCACAGGAAGCAACAATACGGCCCGTTATTTTGAATATTATTTCGGCAAATACCCCAGCATTATCAGGAAAAACAGAAATTCGGTGGCAATTTTATCCGGCAATGAAACGCCCGAACAACTTGACGCCCTGGCGGAGGATATTTTCCGGTATTTCGGACTTGGTTGCCGAAATGTCTCAAAACTCTTCCTGCCCAAGGATTATAATTTCGACCCCTTCTTTAATGCGATGTACGGCTGGAAGGAGATAATCAATAATAACAAGTACATCAATAATTACGATTACAATAAAGCGGTTTACCTAATGAGTAATATCGAACTGCTGGATAACGAATTCTTATTACTGAAGGAAGACAACGGTTTTTCCTCCCCTATTTCGGTGGTGTTCTACCAATATTATGAGAGTGAAGACGAGCTTCGGAAATACCTTTCAGAAAATAAAGAACATATACAGGCTATCGTTTCGGAAAAGGACATCCCCTTCGGTGCGGCTCAAAAGCCACAACTATGGGATTATGCAGACGGAGTGGATACTATTTCCTTCTTGCTTGAATTATAA